The following proteins are co-located in the Triticum aestivum cultivar Chinese Spring chromosome 1A, IWGSC CS RefSeq v2.1, whole genome shotgun sequence genome:
- the LOC123057945 gene encoding receptor-like protein 52 — translation MATSPCRASLVFLLLVLLVHWHGATAADERQLLIHIQHVWGDPPVLAAWNNGSGSGDHCSWPYVTCDAPSGRVVRLSLGNTNIRGPFPEAIGGLSGLTSLNLSYTNITGAFPTSVYRCPSLRHLDLSETYLGGELPARIGHALGENLTSLMLNGNYFTGTIPTSLSRLRNLQSLALDNNYLTGTIPAELGGLMGLEMLWLANNSFSTGELPASFKSLTRLKSFWAANCNLTGDFPGYVTEMPELEVLDLSVNHLTGSIPPGIWNLTKLRLLAIYANNLTREVVVDGDFGALNLVMIDLSTNQRLSGPIPEVFGHLPKLQKLSLFNSSFSGEIPASLSKLPSPAEIRLYSSVTSWSTCACA, via the exons ATGGCGACGTCACCATGCCGCGCgtccctcgtcttcctcctcctcgtgctGCTCGTGCACTGGCACGGCGCGACCGCCGCCGACGAGAGGCAGCTTCTCATCCATATCCAGCACGTGTGGGGCGACCCGCCGGTGCTCGCGGCGTGGAACAACGGCTCGGGCTCGGGCGACCACTGCTCCTGGCCCTACGTGACCTGTGACGCTCCGTCCGGGCGCGTCGTGAGACTCTCCCTCGGCAACACCAACATCAGGGGGCCCTTCCCAGAAGCCATCGGCGGCCTCTCCGGCCTCACAAGCCTCAACCTCTCCTACACCAACATCACCGGCGCCTTCCCGACTAGCGTGTACCGATGCCCTTCTCTGCGGCACCTCGATCTGTCCGAAACCTACCTCGGCGGCGAGCTCCCCGCCCGCATCGGCCACGCGCTCGGGGAGAACCTTACCTCTCTGATGCTCAACGGCAATTACTTCACCGGTACCATCCCCACCTCCTTGTCCCGGTTACGGAACCTGCAGTCGCTGGCGCTGGACAACAACTATCTCACCGGCACCATACCGGCAGAGCTTGGTGGCCTGATGGGCCTCGAGATGCTTTGGCTCGCGAACAACTCGTTCAGCACCGGTGAGCTTCCGGCGTCGTTCAAGAGCCTGACCAGGCTGAAATCTTTCTGGGCGGCAAATTGCAACCTCACCGGCGACTTCCCGGGCTATGTGACGGAGATGCCGGAGTTGGAGGTGCTCGACCTCTCCGTCAACCACTTGACCGGAAGTATACCTCCGGGCATCTGGAACCTCACCAAGTTGAGACTTCTAGCTATATATGCAAACAACCTCACCAGAGAGGTCGTCGTCGATGGTGATTTCGGCGCGCTGAATTTGGTTATGATCGACCTGTCGACGAATCAGAGGCTAAGTGGGCCGATTCCGGAAGTCTTCGGTCACTTGCCGAAGCTGCAAAAACTGAGCTTGTTTAACAGCAGCTTCTCGGGTGAGATTCCGGCGAGcttgagtaa GCTGCCATCGCCGGCGGAGATTCGGCTGTACTCCTCCGTAACCTCATGGTCGACATGCGCGTGTGCCTAA